The following are from one region of the Zonotrichia leucophrys gambelii isolate GWCS_2022_RI chromosome 1A, RI_Zleu_2.0, whole genome shotgun sequence genome:
- the C1QTNF6 gene encoding complement C1q tumor necrosis factor-related protein 6 translates to MDITYLRTSLTFLFLPLVVFGAPADEPNLTEPGPGACKRCCDSLDSSTDTPPVPPSHHHFPYPVPEIRPYINITILKGEKGDRGEPGMPGKWGKEGPRGERGAQGQKGSKGQMGTAGDPCKHQYAAFSVGRKKALHSSEGFQVLIFDTVFVNLYSHFDMFNGKFYCSVGGLYYFSLNVHTWNFKETYMHIMHNEEEAVILYAQPSDRSIMQSQSLMLELQENDEIWVRLYKRERENAIYSDDVDVYITFSGYLVKPSIE, encoded by the exons ATGGACATAACCTACCTGCGCACATCCCTgaccttcctttttctccctcttgttGTGTTTGGGGCACCCGCTGATGAACCCAACCTCACAGAACCAGGCCCTGGTGCTTGCAAGCGCTGTTGTGACTCACTGGACTCTTCCACAGATACCCCACCAGTCCCTCCCAGCCACCACCACTTTCCCTACCCAGTGCCAGAGATCCGTCCCTACATCAACATCACCATTCTGAAGG GAGAGAAAGGAGACCGGGGAGAGCCTGGGatgccagggaaatggggcaAAGAAGGACCGCGAGGCGAGCGGGGTGCCCAGGGCCAGAAGGGCAGCAAGGGACAGATGGGCACGGCGGGAGACCCCTGCAAGCATCAGTACGCTGCCTTCTCCGTGGGCCGCAAGAAAGCGCTGCACAGCAGCGAGGGCTTCCAGGTCCTCATCTTTGACACCGTCTTCGTCAACCTCTACAGCCACTTCGACATGTTCAATGGCAAGTTCTACTGCTCAGTGGGTGGACTTTACTATTTCAGCCTCAATGTCCACACCTGGAACTTCAAGGAGACCTACATGCACATCATGCACAACGAAGAGGAGGCTGTCATCCTGTATGCCCAACCCAGCGACCGCAGCATcatgcagagccagagcctcatgctggagctccaggaaaaTGATGAGATCTGGGTGAGGCTCTACAAGCGGGAGCGGGAGAATGCCATTTACAGTGATGATGTTGATGTGTACATCACCTTCAGCGGGTATTTGGTCAAGCCCAGCATTGAATAA